A single genomic interval of Salinarchaeum sp. IM2453 harbors:
- a CDS encoding class I SAM-dependent methyltransferase family protein, translated as MKVPCVVVDRTDGEETRQTLATADVLADDWQITVEDGTLYLPVTDPDAVPDEYTIQYHEVPAREQPTMPADLVDFDVSYERIGDIVIIDEDDADRAQQLADAIVESDLPVTTVLNRASKIKGELRVRDWEVLAGNSTETVHREYGFEYALDLDSVYFSPRLATERHRVTEQITAAEQVLDMFAGVGPFVIPAAAQGATTVGVDKNEVAIQYLNENAARNSVSDHVTAIAGDVRAVTDEYTDWADRLMMNLPHSADQFVDTALALAGDECLIHYYDIQHEDDPFGPAKQLFQEHAEEYSVTVENERIVRSYAPHELNVVLDIKVSR; from the coding sequence ATGAAGGTACCTTGCGTTGTTGTCGATCGAACTGATGGCGAAGAAACCCGCCAGACGCTGGCTACGGCCGATGTGCTGGCTGATGACTGGCAAATCACCGTCGAAGATGGCACCCTGTATCTTCCAGTTACTGATCCAGATGCTGTGCCAGACGAATATACCATCCAGTATCACGAGGTTCCAGCCAGAGAACAGCCAACGATGCCAGCTGATCTTGTTGATTTTGACGTCTCGTATGAACGGATTGGCGACATCGTGATCATCGACGAGGATGACGCTGATCGTGCTCAGCAACTCGCCGATGCAATTGTTGAATCGGATCTACCCGTTACCACCGTACTCAACCGGGCATCAAAAATTAAAGGCGAACTCCGTGTCCGGGACTGGGAGGTCCTTGCTGGTAACAGCACCGAAACTGTCCACCGTGAATACGGCTTTGAATATGCACTTGATCTCGATAGTGTCTACTTTTCGCCGCGACTGGCCACCGAACGGCACCGCGTTACTGAACAGATCACAGCAGCTGAGCAAGTGCTTGATATGTTCGCCGGCGTTGGTCCATTTGTGATTCCAGCAGCAGCACAGGGAGCCACTACAGTCGGTGTTGACAAAAACGAGGTTGCAATACAGTACCTTAACGAAAACGCCGCTCGCAACAGTGTCTCTGATCATGTAACTGCTATTGCTGGTGATGTTCGGGCTGTCACTGACGAGTATACTGACTGGGCAGACCGACTAATGATGAATTTACCACACAGTGCTGATCAGTTCGTTGACACGGCTCTTGCGCTCGCTGGTGATGAGTGTCTGATCCATTATTATGATATCCAGCACGAGGATGATCCATTTGGTCCTGCAAAACAGCTCTTTCAGGAGCATGCTGAGGAGTACTCGGTCACAGTTGAGAACGAGCGCATTGTCCGTTCATATGCACCACACGAGCTGAATGTCGTGCTTGATATCAAGGTTTCCCGGTAG
- the dph5 gene encoding diphthine synthase, with the protein MLSFVGLGLYDEQSITLRGQNRLQAADRVFIETYTSKLAGTTLDALSDFHGIEIEHRDRAGVEQDPAPILDAAEAGHAAFVTAGDPMIATTHVDLRLRAAQRDIETEVIHGVTAQTAASSLTGLQNYRFGPATTLPFPWAHGADGVPSSVIKTITDNLERDLHTLVFLDIKARRDEYMTADTGAELLAEAFDDQLAIGIARAGSDDPVLKADNLDALADYSFGKPLHMLVIPGTLHEMEAQAVKAFCDGPTAVIDSQ; encoded by the coding sequence ATGCTTAGTTTCGTTGGGCTGGGATTATATGATGAACAATCCATTACGCTACGCGGACAGAACCGATTACAGGCGGCTGATCGGGTGTTTATTGAGACGTACACCAGCAAGCTTGCTGGAACAACACTTGATGCATTATCCGACTTTCATGGAATAGAGATTGAACATCGGGATCGAGCCGGAGTTGAGCAGGATCCAGCGCCAATCCTTGATGCAGCTGAGGCAGGCCATGCTGCGTTTGTGACCGCCGGTGATCCAATGATTGCAACAACACATGTTGATTTGCGATTGCGGGCTGCACAGCGAGACATTGAGACGGAGGTAATTCATGGTGTAACAGCACAGACAGCGGCCAGTAGTCTGACTGGGTTGCAGAATTATCGATTTGGCCCGGCAACGACGTTGCCATTTCCATGGGCACACGGAGCAGATGGAGTTCCGAGTAGTGTCATCAAGACCATTACAGACAATCTTGAGCGTGATCTGCATACACTCGTGTTTCTGGATATCAAGGCCAGACGAGATGAGTATATGACTGCTGATACAGGCGCTGAACTGTTGGCGGAAGCGTTTGATGACCAGCTAGCGATTGGGATTGCTCGGGCTGGTTCCGATGATCCGGTACTAAAGGCAGACAATCTGGATGCGCTTGCTGACTATTCTTTTGGCAAACCGTTGCACATGCTTGTGATCCCAGGAACATTACATGAGATGGAGGCACAGGCAGTCAAGGCATTCTGTGATGGACCAACAGCAGTTATTGATTCACAATAG
- a CDS encoding surface glycoprotein yields the protein MTSRREQFRAIFLATVMVVSMVAMGATALAGSAAADPEADFSEGDISAGFTTGLDNAELIAGSGDQATNVFVIEDGGTDGAIDGTTTIELPENVSFSDGLDEDDIQTSKNSEADFTFTDVTIVDDQTLEVEIDGPTSHDDQLRLKGLEFDTTPDLGSDDEDVNIDVFLGDVDEQVFDPQKPSLDDDDDSSVGADSSGEGLETLTVETADATDGLSEANSQIAEGEDVIFTIEDEGLEFANVDDISIEGGSDAGNIEEDDISAEANELFLPVSESFESGQSVHVENIQVDVDADVPDETELSMTTEAEASTGSVEADETHTIAISKPELTIFGSDEVTLGAGINGQEIAEPDDDFVVEITNQEGVIAENTNITLATNNSDVTFDERQEITIYDNDESEVSADYDVVIEDNVLTFNVTDSPPADGESLFIADASDEESLDFNTSADIDDETSVDIELQTGETGEVTSVDENALISVEKADVEVGQSFGEFDEIPVEDADAHGSIIGNPGNGDDAITVVPAEISDDDAVQVADGTNITFEFPTDSEITFDTRNAIDEDTGERVDFTYWEVVVDGPEDEPELGSDDVTFQEVSDNELIVQADGDFSTNDELTVAPFGLLNVTAEADDVDMSVTYNTTTEADGGNDVTTTSDVDTVDVMADDITGDAGESPENVVAGETEVGTVEVTNETYGPFGGADVSLELTESPGDLDAGDVLNTTSLETAGFDFENPGYGTAPFEFSGTLAGDYTVNATLETDNGEEHVDLEYTVTAGAPDEISVDLEENAIRGGTSYDSTNEEFTREHRVAAYNVSIFDEFGSLTEKDDEPFEFELTTAGSAKVIADDIDDGQPTGVIQDENLGERITGNELGEEITDGHFYVFVDSTNSGTHDINLDVNPVEETAGIDRDDADATFYSFAEEGNIELETDSIAEDETTNVSANLVDENDDVIEVPRIGIDFEITNTSVASFTGDETADTEQDGLAEVEVIGDEIGETDIEATPEQDDLDEFDVDAATATLSVVDDEADFQITEFDDVEITEGDEATVDVEVTNEGDAEGTQEVVVEVDGEDISATEEIEELSPDDSETVSLDLNTEDLDADDYDMTAMTDDDTANATLTVEEPVVELDVTLDDLTIDEGENTDIDVDVENTGDLDAEDVDVELDIDDGEITVDDTVDVDAGDTETVTFEDVETEDLDADEYDMEATATHDDDDASDTATLTIEEDDEGIPGFTAGIAALALLGAALLALRLRNEE from the coding sequence ATGACAAGTAGGCGCGAGCAATTCCGTGCTATTTTCCTTGCGACTGTAATGGTTGTCTCGATGGTCGCAATGGGGGCAACCGCGCTTGCTGGCAGTGCTGCTGCTGATCCAGAGGCAGATTTTTCCGAAGGTGACATCAGCGCTGGATTTACCACCGGCTTGGATAACGCAGAACTAATTGCTGGCAGTGGCGATCAGGCTACTAACGTGTTTGTCATTGAAGATGGAGGTACGGACGGAGCTATTGATGGCACTACAACCATAGAACTGCCAGAAAATGTTAGCTTCAGCGATGGTCTGGATGAAGATGATATCCAAACCTCAAAGAACAGCGAGGCGGACTTTACTTTCACCGATGTCACTATCGTTGATGACCAGACACTAGAAGTCGAAATTGACGGCCCCACCTCACATGATGACCAACTTCGCCTGAAAGGACTTGAGTTTGATACAACTCCTGATCTCGGATCTGATGACGAAGATGTCAACATTGACGTCTTCCTCGGCGATGTTGACGAACAGGTCTTCGACCCACAGAAACCATCACTCGATGACGACGACGACTCATCTGTTGGTGCTGACTCATCAGGTGAAGGTCTGGAGACTTTGACTGTTGAAACAGCCGATGCTACAGATGGTCTTTCAGAAGCAAACAGCCAAATTGCTGAAGGCGAAGATGTTATTTTCACCATTGAGGATGAAGGTTTAGAATTCGCTAACGTCGATGACATTAGTATCGAAGGTGGCAGTGATGCCGGAAACATTGAGGAAGATGACATCTCTGCTGAGGCAAACGAACTTTTCCTTCCTGTGAGCGAATCATTCGAGTCTGGTCAATCCGTTCATGTCGAAAACATTCAGGTTGATGTCGATGCAGATGTTCCTGATGAAACTGAACTCTCGATGACTACAGAGGCAGAAGCTTCGACTGGCTCTGTTGAAGCGGATGAGACTCACACAATTGCGATTAGCAAGCCTGAACTCACAATCTTCGGCAGTGATGAGGTTACCCTTGGCGCTGGTATAAACGGCCAAGAAATTGCAGAACCGGATGATGATTTTGTCGTTGAAATCACGAATCAGGAAGGTGTCATTGCAGAGAATACCAATATAACATTAGCAACGAATAATTCTGATGTTACGTTTGATGAACGACAGGAGATTACCATCTACGATAATGATGAAAGTGAAGTTTCAGCAGATTATGATGTAGTCATCGAAGACAATGTCTTGACTTTCAATGTTACAGACTCCCCACCAGCCGATGGAGAGTCACTTTTCATTGCAGATGCTAGCGATGAGGAGTCACTTGACTTCAACACTTCTGCTGACATCGACGATGAGACGTCTGTTGATATCGAGCTCCAGACCGGTGAAACTGGAGAGGTCACTTCCGTTGATGAAAACGCTCTGATTAGCGTTGAAAAAGCTGATGTCGAAGTCGGTCAATCGTTTGGAGAATTTGACGAGATTCCTGTCGAAGACGCAGATGCACATGGCTCAATCATCGGTAATCCCGGGAATGGTGACGATGCCATTACTGTAGTTCCGGCAGAGATTTCTGATGACGATGCTGTTCAAGTCGCAGACGGAACCAATATCACCTTTGAGTTCCCAACTGACAGCGAGATTACCTTTGATACCCGAAATGCCATTGATGAAGACACTGGTGAACGAGTTGACTTCACATATTGGGAAGTTGTAGTTGATGGTCCAGAAGACGAACCTGAACTTGGTAGTGACGATGTTACCTTCCAAGAAGTAAGTGACAACGAGCTTATTGTCCAAGCGGACGGTGACTTTAGCACTAATGATGAGCTGACTGTTGCTCCATTCGGACTTCTAAATGTGACTGCCGAAGCTGACGATGTGGACATGTCAGTTACGTACAATACGACAACTGAAGCTGATGGCGGTAACGACGTCACCACCACCAGTGATGTTGACACAGTCGATGTGATGGCCGATGACATTACCGGCGATGCTGGAGAGAGTCCTGAAAATGTTGTTGCTGGCGAAACCGAAGTAGGAACTGTTGAGGTCACAAATGAGACGTATGGACCCTTTGGCGGTGCCGATGTCTCCCTAGAGTTAACTGAATCCCCTGGCGATCTTGATGCTGGTGACGTTCTTAACACGACCAGCCTTGAGACAGCAGGGTTTGACTTTGAAAACCCAGGATACGGAACAGCTCCGTTTGAGTTTAGTGGTACCCTCGCTGGTGATTACACTGTCAACGCAACACTTGAAACTGACAACGGCGAAGAGCACGTTGATCTTGAATACACAGTAACAGCTGGTGCTCCTGATGAGATCAGTGTTGATCTCGAAGAAAATGCAATCCGTGGTGGTACAAGTTACGATTCAACTAATGAAGAATTTACCCGAGAACACCGCGTTGCTGCCTACAATGTTAGTATTTTCGATGAGTTTGGATCTTTGACCGAGAAAGATGACGAGCCGTTCGAATTCGAACTCACAACTGCCGGGTCTGCAAAAGTCATTGCTGATGATATCGATGATGGGCAGCCAACGGGTGTTATTCAGGATGAAAACCTCGGTGAGCGAATCACTGGCAACGAACTTGGCGAAGAGATCACTGATGGACATTTCTACGTATTCGTAGATAGTACTAACTCTGGCACACACGATATCAACCTGGATGTCAACCCTGTTGAAGAAACTGCAGGCATCGACCGTGATGATGCTGATGCAACTTTCTACAGTTTTGCTGAAGAAGGTAACATCGAACTCGAAACAGACTCTATCGCTGAAGATGAGACCACCAACGTTTCAGCCAACCTCGTTGATGAAAACGACGATGTAATCGAGGTTCCACGAATTGGAATTGACTTCGAAATAACCAATACCTCTGTTGCATCATTCACCGGTGACGAGACTGCTGACACTGAACAAGACGGACTCGCTGAAGTAGAGGTCATTGGTGACGAAATCGGTGAGACTGATATTGAAGCTACACCAGAACAAGATGACCTCGACGAGTTCGACGTCGACGCTGCAACCGCAACTCTGAGCGTTGTCGATGACGAGGCCGACTTCCAGATTACCGAATTCGACGATGTAGAAATCACTGAAGGTGACGAAGCAACTGTCGATGTTGAAGTCACGAATGAAGGAGATGCTGAAGGTACACAGGAAGTCGTAGTTGAAGTTGACGGTGAAGACATCAGCGCAACTGAGGAAATTGAAGAACTTAGTCCTGATGACAGCGAGACTGTCAGCCTTGACCTCAACACTGAGGACCTCGACGCTGATGACTATGACATGACCGCGATGACCGACGACGACACTGCAAATGCAACACTCACCGTCGAGGAACCAGTTGTTGAACTTGATGTTACACTGGATGATCTCACGATCGACGAAGGTGAAAACACTGACATTGACGTTGATGTCGAAAACACCGGTGACCTTGACGCCGAAGATGTCGATGTTGAACTTGACATTGACGACGGCGAGATCACCGTAGATGATACCGTTGATGTTGATGCAGGTGACACTGAAACGGTTACCTTCGAAGACGTCGAAACTGAAGATCTCGATGCTGATGAGTATGACATGGAGGCAACCGCAACCCACGACGATGATGACGCATCCGACACGGCAACCCTAACCATTGAAGAAGATGATGAAGGAATCCCAGGCTTCACGGCTGGCATTGCAGCCCTCGCCCTGCTTGGTGCTGCACTGCTTGCTCTGCGCCTGCGTAACGAAGAATAA
- a CDS encoding PGF-pre-PGF domain-containing protein, with product MDSDSGQSVFQLFTVVLMILALLVAPAAMGGIAGADSSGTQTQSTDNTFDVTVNETTVEVWDRSVLPLQTDSDAAETSVEAPDLRINDPDGTDSFDVRSDISVFGTDNVPVEYGDRDDADTAQWDGDATLVVAYLDESLTEEDIPDDGIMNQLPSSIAELDDFLADSATAENRTQLNDNVTFAEKDVTIDGDGTFADDVNLADDIDDPFDPGSGQYAMMLSDDPVVEIENNEVQDIADDPGTVIGLEQAAVHADESAIEVDDAEPGDDITVDVDTDLDDADDDVIHAVGIYNEETFTDAEFTLDVTEEFDELGDLDDEDLVLEHSIASVNGIADIATDISAAGMTLSEQEESGEFELQAVIERLADEAGVDTPELEATGDERLDASMTALQGSADGEITVETFEDFDEGEYQVVHVASENDTSQQFETTEEQITIEEEDVVDPDPDEPDLEIIEFDDVSIFEGQQADISAVIENDGDADADGVDVELDIGAGEIVDTQTVDIEEGATETVTFESVQTDDLSPDNYTMELEADHPDTDASDTATATLTVSDTEVDDLDLELDRETIKVDRTTSATVTATFEDGTEEDVTDEATITSANDSIASVDDNVITGEGPGIVTITAAFDGASDTAQLEVLPVPAVEEDEEALNTTRQDLLPDDDDVVFTRSERNSPVYGTDDDETIYGFTGATSVEDVRIGGEIAGDASTSLLASAPERTGEPDDEVLAVSHLDLPEAAADGSGSMLMNVSVDAVDDLDADAEDVEAVRYNDTADEWQTLDAEVVDQDDEFITLRADVPGFSFFALTAEEDVDPSPDDDDVSILAILGILVLLLLIGYVLLRSMRSDDSDDDSNSDGSDDSDAGVTESDDNSNGQSK from the coding sequence ATGGATTCAGACTCAGGACAGTCAGTATTTCAACTATTTACCGTTGTTCTGATGATTTTAGCGCTGTTGGTTGCACCGGCCGCGATGGGGGGCATCGCTGGTGCTGATAGCTCTGGTACGCAGACACAGAGCACTGATAATACCTTTGATGTTACTGTGAACGAGACAACGGTTGAAGTGTGGGACCGTAGTGTGCTTCCTTTACAGACCGATTCAGATGCTGCGGAGACCTCTGTAGAGGCTCCCGACCTCCGTATTAACGATCCAGACGGAACTGACTCATTTGATGTTCGATCAGATATCTCAGTATTTGGCACCGATAATGTTCCTGTTGAATATGGTGATCGTGACGATGCAGACACCGCACAGTGGGACGGTGACGCAACACTTGTTGTTGCATACTTAGATGAGTCACTGACCGAAGAGGATATTCCAGACGACGGCATTATGAATCAACTTCCGAGTTCCATCGCAGAACTTGATGATTTCCTTGCAGATTCTGCAACTGCTGAAAACCGCACGCAACTCAATGACAATGTCACATTCGCTGAAAAAGACGTGACGATTGATGGGGATGGAACCTTCGCGGACGATGTCAATCTTGCTGATGATATTGATGATCCATTTGATCCTGGGTCTGGCCAGTATGCGATGATGCTCAGTGATGACCCGGTCGTTGAGATTGAGAACAACGAAGTGCAGGATATTGCTGATGATCCAGGAACTGTGATCGGTCTTGAACAGGCAGCTGTTCACGCCGACGAATCAGCCATTGAGGTTGATGATGCAGAACCTGGCGATGACATTACTGTTGATGTCGATACAGATCTTGATGACGCTGATGATGATGTCATTCATGCTGTTGGTATCTATAATGAAGAGACCTTCACTGATGCTGAGTTTACCCTAGATGTCACAGAAGAGTTTGATGAACTAGGCGACCTTGATGATGAGGACCTTGTTCTTGAACACTCGATTGCGTCGGTCAATGGTATTGCCGACATTGCCACTGACATCTCAGCGGCCGGAATGACTCTTTCTGAACAAGAGGAGAGTGGTGAGTTTGAACTCCAAGCCGTCATTGAGCGGCTTGCTGATGAAGCTGGTGTTGACACACCAGAACTTGAGGCAACTGGTGATGAGCGACTTGATGCGTCAATGACGGCGCTTCAGGGCAGTGCCGATGGGGAGATTACTGTTGAAACGTTTGAAGACTTTGATGAAGGTGAGTATCAGGTTGTTCACGTTGCCTCAGAAAACGACACCAGCCAGCAGTTTGAGACAACAGAAGAACAGATAACAATCGAAGAGGAGGACGTTGTTGATCCTGATCCAGACGAACCAGATCTTGAGATCATCGAGTTTGATGATGTCTCCATCTTCGAAGGGCAGCAGGCTGATATTTCAGCTGTGATTGAGAATGACGGCGACGCCGATGCAGACGGAGTTGATGTTGAACTCGATATCGGTGCTGGCGAGATTGTTGACACACAGACTGTCGATATTGAGGAAGGGGCTACGGAGACCGTGACCTTTGAGTCAGTCCAAACGGATGACCTTTCCCCTGATAACTACACCATGGAGTTAGAAGCAGACCATCCGGACACGGACGCGTCCGACACTGCTACTGCAACTCTGACAGTTAGCGACACTGAGGTTGATGACCTTGATCTTGAACTAGACCGTGAGACAATTAAAGTTGACAGAACGACATCTGCAACCGTCACTGCAACCTTTGAGGATGGCACTGAAGAAGATGTAACCGATGAGGCAACCATCACCAGTGCCAATGACAGCATTGCGAGCGTTGATGACAATGTCATTACCGGCGAGGGGCCAGGTATCGTAACTATCACCGCAGCATTTGATGGTGCAAGTGATACTGCGCAACTTGAAGTTTTACCTGTTCCAGCGGTAGAAGAAGATGAAGAGGCGCTCAATACGACCCGTCAAGACCTTCTCCCGGACGATGACGATGTTGTGTTCACCCGCTCTGAACGCAACTCACCGGTCTATGGTACCGATGATGATGAGACAATCTATGGCTTTACCGGTGCTACATCCGTTGAAGATGTCCGGATCGGTGGTGAGATTGCCGGCGATGCAAGCACCAGTCTTCTTGCATCCGCTCCAGAACGAACCGGTGAGCCGGATGATGAGGTGCTTGCAGTCTCCCATCTCGATCTTCCAGAGGCCGCAGCTGATGGAAGTGGCAGCATGCTGATGAACGTCTCTGTTGACGCTGTCGATGATCTAGATGCCGACGCTGAAGATGTCGAAGCGGTCAGATACAACGATACCGCCGACGAATGGCAAACACTTGATGCTGAAGTCGTTGATCAGGATGATGAGTTTATCACACTCCGTGCTGATGTCCCTGGATTCTCATTCTTCGCGTTAACCGCAGAGGAAGATGTTGACCCTAGTCCTGATGACGATGATGTCTCAATCCTTGCCATCTTAGGAATTCTTGTCCTGCTTCTGTTAATCGGGTACGTTCTGTTACGCTCGATGCGCAGTGATGACTCTGATGATGACTCGAACAGCGATGGATCTGATGACAGTGATGCCGGCGTTACCGAATCTGATGATAACTCTAACGGACAATCGAAGTAG
- a CDS encoding PKD domain-containing protein, producing the protein MRQLGLICLVVCLGMILVSGVAAGTTADTEPDIITDSGNLISIPEETVEHGGDEYTITDIAYVPGDESIEFDHDVPSGELELRSSDEERLLTNNSLSIDAAELDAGTYAVLLLDDASIEAVQPLVISGYKPTVEEQTPDTPGPGDEVTVEFSLNPIDDAVSDTDIDAADVEVGFTADNDPVIEQADATAEEHTYTVDIPLDADLSADAYQLHVSVRGSDTAFGLGTERIAFSPLTTLDVSDDDSSSPTDPSPPSDDPSIDGVDIESPAEPTVNDSVTFSTNLTTEQAEDAEFTWEIDGMDDSGESIEHTHTFDSAGTYNVSLTVDTDDESVSDTTTITITENDHNDNNETDNGDSTQELTNQTNDNDEDDPIPLSIIVPVVALTLGLIIGLSRTD; encoded by the coding sequence ATGCGCCAGCTTGGATTGATCTGTCTTGTTGTTTGTCTTGGCATGATTCTAGTTTCTGGCGTTGCCGCTGGAACAACAGCTGATACCGAACCTGATATCATTACAGATTCTGGCAATCTTATTTCAATTCCTGAGGAAACTGTTGAACATGGCGGTGATGAGTATACAATCACTGATATCGCGTATGTTCCCGGTGATGAATCGATCGAGTTTGACCACGATGTACCATCGGGTGAACTTGAGCTCCGAAGTTCTGACGAAGAACGTCTTCTTACCAATAATTCATTATCAATCGATGCTGCTGAACTTGATGCAGGAACATACGCGGTTCTTCTTCTTGATGACGCAAGTATTGAAGCAGTACAGCCGCTTGTTATTTCCGGGTATAAACCGACAGTTGAGGAGCAAACTCCAGATACACCAGGACCGGGAGATGAGGTAACTGTTGAGTTTTCTCTCAATCCGATTGACGACGCTGTGTCTGATACAGACATTGACGCTGCTGATGTCGAGGTTGGATTCACTGCAGATAACGACCCTGTCATTGAACAAGCAGATGCTACTGCTGAGGAGCACACATATACCGTTGACATTCCTCTTGATGCAGATTTGTCTGCTGATGCGTATCAGCTTCATGTCAGTGTCCGCGGATCAGATACGGCATTTGGTCTTGGTACCGAACGGATTGCCTTTTCTCCACTTACTACGCTTGACGTATCTGATGACGACAGTTCTTCTCCTACCGATCCATCACCCCCAAGTGATGACCCATCAATTGACGGTGTGGATATTGAGTCCCCTGCTGAACCAACCGTTAACGACTCCGTGACATTTTCGACAAATCTCACAACAGAGCAAGCCGAAGACGCTGAGTTTACGTGGGAAATCGATGGGATGGATGATTCCGGTGAATCGATCGAACATACACATACCTTCGATAGCGCAGGCACGTACAACGTATCGCTTACTGTCGATACAGATGATGAATCAGTATCTGACACAACGACAATCACTATCACCGAAAATGATCATAATGACAACAACGAGACTGACAATGGAGACAGTACACAAGAATTAACAAACCAGACAAATGACAATGATGAGGATGATCCAATTCCACTGTCAATCATCGTACCCGTTGTTGCGTTGACTCTTGGTCTGATCATCGGTCTCTCTCGAACTGACTGA
- a CDS encoding ABC transporter permease encodes MSKYLTRIRFSITYAYGQWRSSRTQVLLAIVGIALAVLAVTLLAGAGFGVIDTGQDQFETADRDLWVSSGETSLSPVGGGFANTIDDSRNLSQSIAANDNVTQATPLSFETLYVGEEPDTDALQTVIGVGVPGGGDAVQVTDGADLPGDPHYADGTYDGEKTNQVLLDQGTADRLNVTVGDTVHAGYTTLSATANNMTVAGISPTYQELLGAGTVVMPLSEFHTETGTTGTEPATFITVSVDDEADTASVQAKLQEAYPNYEIRTDQQQLQAIVEDQVLVFAAGGSTVVLAFIGGTALTFTLLSVIIYQQRRPLAALQAQGAGTGFVLSIALVQGLLLGTLGGLAGILLTAPAASVLNHLAALIVGFEGLVQTDPRIYAGGFIIAVGVGTLGALIAGVRMSRYAVIDRLEP; translated from the coding sequence ATGAGCAAGTATCTTACTCGGATTCGGTTTAGCATCACATATGCCTATGGTCAATGGCGATCCAGCCGCACACAGGTACTGTTAGCCATTGTTGGGATTGCGCTTGCTGTCCTTGCTGTTACGCTCCTCGCTGGGGCTGGCTTTGGTGTCATTGATACCGGTCAGGACCAGTTTGAAACAGCAGATCGGGACCTCTGGGTATCAAGTGGCGAAACGAGTCTTTCTCCCGTTGGTGGCGGCTTTGCCAACACAATCGATGACTCGCGCAATCTCTCACAGTCAATTGCAGCCAATGATAATGTCACTCAAGCAACCCCACTTTCGTTTGAAACACTGTATGTTGGCGAAGAGCCTGATACCGATGCTTTACAAACGGTCATTGGCGTGGGCGTTCCCGGCGGCGGCGATGCTGTTCAGGTCACTGATGGTGCAGATTTACCCGGTGACCCACATTATGCCGATGGTACCTATGATGGTGAGAAAACCAACCAGGTGCTACTTGATCAGGGCACTGCAGACCGCCTTAACGTGACAGTTGGTGATACGGTTCATGCTGGGTATACAACGCTTTCTGCAACCGCAAACAACATGACCGTTGCTGGTATCTCTCCAACCTATCAGGAACTGCTTGGGGCTGGTACCGTTGTGATGCCACTCAGTGAGTTCCATACTGAAACCGGCACCACCGGTACCGAGCCGGCGACATTTATCACTGTTAGTGTCGATGATGAGGCAGACACAGCATCCGTGCAGGCCAAGTTACAGGAGGCATATCCAAACTATGAGATCCGGACTGACCAACAGCAACTCCAAGCGATTGTAGAGGATCAAGTGCTTGTTTTTGCTGCTGGTGGATCGACAGTTGTCCTTGCGTTTATTGGCGGCACTGCACTTACATTTACATTGCTTTCTGTTATTATTTATCAACAGCGCCGACCGCTTGCAGCCCTCCAGGCTCAAGGTGCTGGAACCGGATTTGTCCTTTCGATTGCACTCGTTCAGGGGCTATTGCTTGGTACGCTTGGTGGTCTTGCTGGTATTCTCCTAACTGCACCGGCCGCATCTGTGCTGAATCACTTAGCAGCGCTGATCGTGGGTTTTGAGGGGCTCGTCCAGACTGACCCACGGATCTATGCTGGTGGATTCATCATCGCTGTTGGTGTCGGCACACTTGGGGCATTAATCGCTGGTGTTCGAATGTCGAGGTATGCAGTTATTGATCGATTAGAACCGTAG